The Chloroflexi bacterium ADurb.Bin180 genomic sequence GGATCCTGTCCGGGGCCGTAGGGCACGGAAGGGCGCAATACGACATAGTCGAGGCCATACAGATGGTGGTACAGATGCAAGTATTTTTCCACTGCCAGCTTGGTGATGCCGTAGGCGCTGATGGGGTCTGTAGGGTGGCCCTCATCTACCGGCTGCCGCCTGGCGAGGCCGTAAGCAGTACCGGCCGAGGAGAGAAAGATCACTCGCTGCACCCCGGCATGCCGGCATTCGTCGATCAAACGTACCGAAGGCTGAAGGTTGGTGGTGATGTCCATCAGCGGGTCGCGAGTAGCAGTCTCGTGGATGCTCGTCCAGGCCAGATGGAACACCAGGTCCATTCCGGTCATGGCCTCGCGAATGGCGTACTCGGTGTTGATGTCGCTGTGAATCCACTCCACGTCGGCCGGTACGCTGCCAAAGCGGCGGTCAAACAGGTCCAGCACACGCACGCGGTAGCCGGCAACCAGGAGGGCATCGACGAG encodes the following:
- a CDS encoding UDP-glucose 4-epimerase; protein product: MNRVLVTGGNGFIGSHLVDALLVAGYRVRVLDLFDRRFGSVPADVEWIHSDINTEYAIREAMTGMDLVFHLAWTSIHETATRDPLMDITTNLQPSVRLIDECRHAGVQRVIFLSSAGTAYGLARRQPVDEGHPTDPISAYGITKLAVEKYLHLYHHLYGLDYVVLRPSVPYGPGQDPSKRQGAVGVFLYHLARGLPIEIWGDGSVIRDYFFINDLVSAALSAAQAESLSEHVFNLGGGRGYTLNELLDVIRQVTGKPLEVTYSEGRRFDVPELVLDTTRAKRYLHWEPKVSLEEGVARTWQWIQTLDHSAARQDRPPQ